The genomic window ATCATTCCATGGGAGAAGGGAGATGTGTTTTGGCCTAGAGATAGGTAGCCTATAGTTACGCCCTGGGAAGAGGGGAGATTGGGCTGGCTGACCCAGAGACGGGGGAGAGCCAGAGAGGTAGGAAAGACTCAGGGGAAAAGCAGGAAGGGATGGGGTTGGGCTGCAGTGagagtccctgagctggaacccaaagTACAGGGGAggccctaccagccactggggaagtggcacagaccaGCGAGCAGAGAACAGACTGCCTGGGACAGCTTTGCACTGAAAGACTTTGgcaccctggaaggggaggaccatactgacctggccggagggccaAGTCGTGAGCTGAAACGAGAGGGGCTGTAGGGTGAGACCGGAAGATGGAGGGAGAGACCCCCGGAGGAGGACTCAGcacctggaaagagctaattcccagagggGCCAAGAGGAGGCGCCCTAGCAGTGAGTGGAGCCTGTGCCATGGTTTGAATTGGTTACACACCTCATGTTGACTTCACTCCTTTCCCAGGGCACTCAGTTTATCTAGGTGATGTCCCCACTCCCTGGTTctacctaaggccttgtctacccaGAGCAGTAATGCagactacaggggtgtgattcCAAATGCACACTAACGTGTTGCACATTGATTGGTCGGTGTGCACACCACAGGGTCCCTGGTGCATTTGACTATAGTGCTGTGTGAAACAGTACAATGTTTAAATGAACAAACACACTAAACCAGGGTTCAGTAACAAGGATACAAAGCTGCAGCTAACCTGTATGTCATTTTCATATGCAAAATACAAATTAAAGTAGGTCCTATTTAGATAAGAAATGCGGGAAGTAATCTTCTCATTACAGTATCAAAGACAGAGCCTCAAACCCTCGTTTTTTGACATCAGCAGAGGACTCcaaaattgcttaaaaacaaccccccaaaatgaATGTAATAAACCCTGGAAACTAAAAGCCCTCCATCAGAGTCACAGCCCTGCCAAAAGCCAGAATGGGCCTGTTAGCTGTAGGTGGCttaaggattatttttttttgtctttacgACAACATTAACGATTTTAATGGGGTTATGGAAATGCATTTCATTTTTATGTCTTGCAAATGTCGTATCCTTTCCCTGCCGCGCGGTGCCACCAGCCAAGTGGGGCTGAGAGGAACTAAGGGGGAAATTAACGAGCTACTAGTTGACCCATAAAGGCAACTTCCGGACAAGAATGCTCAAGCGGCAATTCCCTCCACCTCATTTGCTCCACTGCAATTAAGCTCATAAAAGGGAAAGGGGTTTCCAGACAGAGTGGCTGCTGTCTAGGAGCCTGTGCATGTGCCTTCCTCTGCACCCTCTAGTCACACGtggacttcaatgagagttgaggGTGCTACGTGCCTGGCAAGGATCAGGGCGCACCTCCTGGCTCATGCTGCTGCCTCAGAGACGGGTAAAACAGGACACCTTGTGTAGCTGCGGGAACACTGCACGGTGCTAGGGGAAGGGACGTTTCTGTCGCTTTGCTGGCTTCACTCAGGGGATGATGCCCTTCCGCAACCGTGAAATTCTACAGGGACTGGGTGATAGATCCCCATAGAGAGGGATCCTTTCACAGTGGAAGTAATAATACACCAGACTGGCAGCATTCTTAAAAAGGGAGAAATAACATTCCATTGCATCTAAACTATGCACACCGAGCTGGGTCTTATTACAGTACCTACGGGCCCGATTCTGCAGCCATCATTGGGTTTGAGGGCAGGATGGGGCCCTGAGGTGCTGATCCTAGTAACACTGAGCAAAAACTAAAGATTCTGTTCAGATGGAAATCTACTGAGACACACAACAGGGGTGAAGGGAAGGATCCTCAGCCCCATTCTCTTAGACTCCGGCGGGCGCACGTGCGGCCCTGCgagtaatttttgtttttaccGCTGCCTTGTGCCAGGCCGCGTTACCATGAGCTTGCCCCTGAACCCCAAGCCCTTCCTGAACGGGCTGACTGGGAAGCCGGTGATGGTGAAGCTGAAGTGGGGGATGGAGTACAAGGGCTACCTGGTGTCTGTCGACGGCTACATAAACATGCAGCTTGCAAACACAGAAGAATACATCGATGGTGCATTGTCAGGTCACCTTGGTGAAGTTTTGAtaaggtcaggggcggc from Mauremys mutica isolate MM-2020 ecotype Southern chromosome 5, ASM2049712v1, whole genome shotgun sequence includes these protein-coding regions:
- the LOC123371926 gene encoding small nuclear ribonucleoprotein F-like; its protein translation is MSLPLNPKPFLNGLTGKPVMVKLKWGMEYKGYLVSVDGYINMQLANTEEYIDGALSGHLGEVLIRCNNVLYIRGVEEEEEDGEMRE